Below is a genomic region from Nocardioides panacis.
AGCCGTGCTGTGCATCGAGCGGCATCTGTTCGATGAACCGCAGCTCGTAGCCGTGGTCCCGGCAGAACCGGAGGAGGTCCACCGCCTCGTGGTCGTTGACGCCTCGCATCAACACGGTGTTCACCTTGACCGGCGCCAGGCCGGCCGCGTGGGCGTGCTGCAGCCCGGCCAGCACCTGGTCCAGGCGGTCGCGCCGGGTCAGCTGGAGGAAGCGCTCACGATCGAGGGTGTCGAGAGAGACGTTGACCCGGGTCAGGCCGGCCTCCACCAGCGCCCGGGCCGTCTTGTCCAGCCCGATCCCGTTCGTGGTCAGCGAGACCACGGGACGGGGACCAAGGCCTGCGGTCGCCTCGACGATCCGGACGAGGCCGGCACGGATGAGGGGCTCACCTCCGGTGAACCGCACCTCCTCGACCCCGAGCAGCTCCACCGCGATCCGCACGAGGCGCACGATCTCGTCGTCCGACAGCAGCCTGTCGGAGCCCAGCCACGCCAACCCCTCGGCCGGCATGCAGTAGGTGCACCGCAGGTTGCACTTGTCGGTTAGGGACACCCTGAGGTCGGTGGCGACCCTGCCGAACCGGTCGGCCAGCCCTGCCGTACTCGCAGGTCGCGGGAACGCAGGGTCCGGCAGCAGCAGGCTCACCGGTGGATCGCCGTTCCGGTCTCGGAGAGCCGCCTGCCGGAGCCGCCCGAGGCGAGCGCGATGATCTCTGCCACGATCGACACCGCCGTCTCCTCCGGTGTCCGCGCTCCGATGTCGAGCCCGATCGGGGACGACAGCCGGCTCAGGGACTGCTCGTCCAGGCCGATCTCCCGGAGCCGGGTGAGCCGGTCCTCGTGGGTGCGCCGGCTGCCCATCGCACCGATGTAGCCGGCCTTCCCCCGGAGAGCTAGCTCCAGCAGGGGGACGTCGAACTTGGGGTCGTGCGTGAGCACGCACAGCACGGTGCGTTCGTCGACGTCCCGACCG
It encodes:
- the moaA gene encoding GTP 3',8-cyclase MoaA, with protein sequence MSLLLPDPAFPRPASTAGLADRFGRVATDLRVSLTDKCNLRCTYCMPAEGLAWLGSDRLLSDDEIVRLVRIAVELLGVEEVRFTGGEPLIRAGLVRIVEATAGLGPRPVVSLTTNGIGLDKTARALVEAGLTRVNVSLDTLDRERFLQLTRRDRLDQVLAGLQHAHAAGLAPVKVNTVLMRGVNDHEAVDLLRFCRDHGYELRFIEQMPLDAQHGWSRTGMVTAAEILDRLSEEVALTPTPHARGAAPAETWLVDGGPDVVGVIASVTRPFCSACDRTRLTADGQVRSCLFARTETDLRALLRGGATDDEIADAWRDVMWGKGPGHQVGDQEFVQPDRPMSAIGG